One genomic window of Cellulophaga sp. Hel_I_12 includes the following:
- a CDS encoding DUF3810 domain-containing protein translates to MQTKTKNRIALSLLPQILLVKWLSFYPEFIENYYSLGFYQYCAKLFRFLNGWIPFSLGDLLYAVLGIYSIRYLIIKRKCMVRKPFYFLKNGIVVVAIAYFTFNMCWGLNYHRLPVSIAIGIKENSNRDDLRSFVQELIDKTNETQLLLANDSTAMIETPYTNQEIFDKTIEGYKRLEKVHPFLKYENPSIKNSLFSIPLSYMGYGGYLNPFTNEAQVNSLIPPFRFPVISGHEVGHQLGYSAENETNLIGYLVTVHNEDMYFKYAAYAYALSYCLSDIKQNDEALFQSLLPKINAGVLKNYEALNAFWQAYENSTEPIFKAIFNSFLIINNQSDGIKSYSKVVLLMVSYHQKYPL, encoded by the coding sequence ATGCAAACAAAAACTAAAAACAGAATAGCACTATCCTTACTACCACAAATACTATTGGTAAAATGGTTGAGTTTTTATCCTGAATTTATTGAGAACTATTACAGCTTAGGATTTTATCAGTACTGTGCTAAGCTTTTTAGGTTTTTAAATGGTTGGATCCCCTTTTCACTAGGCGATTTGCTTTATGCCGTACTTGGAATTTACAGTATTCGATATCTTATTATAAAAAGAAAATGTATGGTGAGAAAACCGTTTTACTTTTTAAAAAACGGAATTGTTGTTGTAGCCATAGCCTATTTTACTTTTAATATGTGCTGGGGACTTAACTATCACAGACTCCCAGTTTCCATTGCAATAGGTATTAAAGAAAATAGTAATCGTGACGACTTGCGCTCTTTTGTACAGGAGTTAATTGACAAAACCAATGAAACTCAGCTACTGCTTGCAAACGATAGTACGGCTATGATTGAAACACCCTATACTAACCAAGAAATTTTTGATAAAACCATAGAAGGCTATAAACGTTTGGAAAAAGTTCATCCTTTCTTAAAGTACGAAAATCCGAGTATCAAAAATTCATTGTTTAGTATTCCTTTAAGCTATATGGGGTATGGTGGGTACCTTAACCCATTTACAAATGAAGCACAGGTCAACAGCTTAATTCCACCTTTTAGATTTCCAGTGATTAGTGGTCATGAGGTAGGCCACCAATTAGGCTACTCTGCTGAAAATGAAACAAATTTAATTGGATATTTAGTGACCGTACATAATGAGGATATGTATTTCAAATACGCAGCCTATGCCTACGCGCTAAGTTATTGTTTAAGCGATATCAAACAAAATGATGAAGCACTATTTCAAAGTTTATTGCCAAAAATTAATGCAGGGGTATTAAAAAATTACGAGGCTTTAAATGCCTTTTGGCAAGCCTACGAAAATAGTACAGAACCTATTTTTAAAGCTATTTTCAACTCTTTTTTAATAATTAACAATCAGTCTGATGGTATTAAAAGCTATAGCAAAGTGGTATTACTAATGGTGAGTTATCATCAAAAATATCCACTGTAG
- a CDS encoding aminoacyl-histidine dipeptidase, which translates to MSKTIQELEPKAIWKNFTALNAVPRPSKKEARVIQFMLDFGARLKLETFKDEVGNVIVRKPATKGYEKRKMVTLQSHLDMVHQKNNDTNFDFDTQGIEMFVDEDWVRAKGTTLGADNGLGVATIMALLESVDIPHPALEALFTIDEETGMTGAKGLKAGVLKGDILLNLDTEEDDEIGIGCAGGIDVTAERKYRSKSTSKNSMAFEIIVKGLKGGHSGMDIHKGLGNANKIMNRVLHLGAEHHKLRIATIQGGSLRNAIPRESAATVVIDKKKQKAFQNDFENWSTTIKKEKLITEPALEIMLREVKRPKGVLPQKVQTKLLNALYAAHNGVYAMSAAFDNLVETSNNIARVEVEQGKIRISCLTRSSVDSGKLDLAQSLRAAFELADCKVSFSGDYPGWNPNPNSAILEVLKNQYIKIFKAAPNVAACHAGLECGILGQNYPKMDMISFGPTIRGAHSPDERVQISSVQKFWTFTLAILKNIPE; encoded by the coding sequence ATGAGCAAAACGATACAAGAATTAGAGCCCAAAGCAATTTGGAAAAATTTTACAGCCTTAAACGCAGTTCCAAGACCTTCAAAAAAAGAAGCCCGTGTAATTCAGTTTATGCTTGATTTTGGCGCACGGCTAAAATTAGAAACCTTTAAAGATGAGGTGGGTAATGTAATCGTCAGGAAGCCTGCAACGAAAGGCTATGAAAAGCGAAAAATGGTGACCCTGCAATCGCATTTAGATATGGTGCATCAAAAAAATAACGACACGAATTTTGATTTTGATACTCAAGGAATCGAGATGTTTGTCGATGAGGATTGGGTACGCGCTAAGGGTACAACCTTAGGTGCGGATAATGGGTTGGGAGTAGCCACTATCATGGCACTTTTAGAAAGTGTAGATATTCCACACCCAGCACTGGAGGCTTTGTTTACGATTGATGAAGAAACTGGAATGACAGGTGCCAAGGGGTTAAAAGCAGGTGTTCTAAAAGGTGATATATTATTAAACTTAGATACCGAAGAAGATGATGAAATTGGCATAGGTTGTGCGGGAGGTATTGATGTTACCGCAGAACGAAAGTATAGAAGCAAATCAACATCAAAAAACTCCATGGCATTTGAGATCATTGTTAAAGGTTTGAAAGGCGGGCATAGTGGTATGGACATTCACAAAGGACTTGGGAATGCGAATAAAATTATGAATAGAGTATTGCATTTGGGTGCGGAGCATCATAAACTTAGAATAGCTACTATTCAAGGAGGTAGTCTTAGAAACGCTATACCAAGAGAAAGTGCGGCAACCGTAGTCATCGATAAGAAAAAGCAGAAAGCTTTTCAAAACGATTTTGAAAATTGGTCAACAACCATTAAGAAAGAAAAATTAATTACAGAACCCGCTTTAGAAATTATGCTTCGGGAGGTGAAGCGACCTAAAGGAGTGCTGCCTCAAAAAGTACAAACTAAGCTTTTAAATGCCCTATATGCTGCTCATAATGGCGTTTATGCCATGAGTGCTGCTTTTGATAATTTAGTAGAAACCTCTAATAATATAGCAAGGGTTGAGGTTGAACAAGGAAAAATTCGTATTTCATGTTTAACACGATCTTCTGTAGACTCTGGAAAATTAGATTTAGCACAATCGCTGCGTGCAGCTTTTGAACTTGCGGATTGTAAGGTTAGTTTTAGTGGCGATTATCCAGGATGGAATCCGAATCCCAATTCGGCAATTTTAGAAGTGCTAAAAAACCAGTATATAAAAATATTCAAGGCAGCGCCGAATGTGGCCGCTTGCCATGCGGGATTGGAATGCGGAATCTTAGGTCAAAATTATCCAAAAATGGATATGATTAGTTTTGGACCCACCATTAGAGGTGCGCATTCACCTGATGAGCGTGTTCAAATTTCATCGGTTCAAAAGTTCTGGACATTTACTTTGGCCATTTTAAAAAATATACCTGAATAA
- a CDS encoding peptide chain release factor 3 codes for MSFESEIKRRRTFGIISHPDAGKTTLTEKLLLFGGAIQEAGAVKNNKIKKGATSDFMEIERQRGISVATSVLAFIYKDKKINILDTPGHKDFAEDTFRTLTAVDSVIVVIDVAKGVEEQTEKLVEVCRMRNIPIIVFINKMDREGKDAFDLLDEVEQKLGLTVTPLSFPIGMGYDFKGIYNIYEKNINLFSGDSKKNIEDVIAFSDIKSPELEKTIGTKAAKELRENLDLVHGVYPEFNREDYLQSKLQPVFFGSALNNFGVRELLDCFVDIAPTPRPKMSEERLVTANEKDFTGFVFKIHANMDPKHRDRLAFIKVVSGTFERNTPYLHVRSNKKLKFSSPNAFFAEKKEIVDISYPGDIVGLHDTGSFKIGDTLTEGEILHYKGIPSFSPEHFRYINNADPMKSKQLEKGIDQLMDEGVAQLFILEMNGRKVIGTVGALQYEVIQYRLEHEYGAKCTYENFPVFKACWVVPKDPKNDEFKEFKRVKQKFLAKDKRGKLVFLADSQFSLQMTQQKYPTVELKFTSEFE; via the coding sequence ATGAGTTTTGAGAGTGAAATTAAAAGAAGAAGAACTTTTGGCATTATATCTCACCCCGATGCCGGAAAGACGACTCTTACCGAAAAGTTACTATTGTTTGGTGGTGCCATTCAAGAAGCTGGAGCGGTAAAAAATAATAAAATAAAAAAAGGCGCCACAAGTGACTTTATGGAAATTGAACGCCAGAGGGGTATTTCTGTTGCCACTTCTGTTCTTGCTTTTATTTATAAGGATAAAAAAATTAATATTTTAGATACCCCTGGTCACAAAGATTTCGCTGAAGATACCTTCAGAACACTGACTGCTGTAGATAGTGTTATTGTGGTAATTGATGTAGCAAAAGGAGTTGAGGAGCAAACGGAAAAATTAGTAGAAGTTTGCCGCATGCGTAACATTCCAATTATTGTTTTTATTAATAAGATGGACAGGGAGGGTAAAGATGCCTTTGACTTGTTAGACGAGGTAGAACAAAAATTAGGCTTAACCGTTACACCCTTAAGTTTTCCTATTGGCATGGGATACGACTTTAAGGGCATTTACAATATTTACGAGAAAAACATCAACCTTTTTAGTGGTGATAGTAAAAAAAATATTGAAGATGTTATTGCTTTTAGCGATATTAAAAGTCCGGAGTTAGAAAAAACTATTGGCACGAAAGCAGCAAAAGAACTCAGGGAAAATCTAGATCTTGTTCATGGCGTTTATCCAGAATTTAATAGAGAAGATTATTTACAAAGTAAATTGCAACCGGTATTTTTTGGCTCTGCCTTAAATAATTTTGGAGTTCGTGAGTTGTTAGATTGTTTCGTTGATATTGCGCCGACACCAAGACCTAAAATGTCTGAAGAGCGACTTGTCACTGCCAACGAAAAAGATTTTACTGGTTTTGTTTTCAAAATTCATGCAAACATGGATCCCAAACACAGAGATCGCTTAGCGTTTATTAAAGTAGTTTCTGGAACCTTTGAAAGAAATACACCCTATTTACACGTAAGAAGTAATAAAAAATTAAAATTTTCGAGTCCCAATGCCTTTTTTGCTGAGAAAAAAGAGATTGTAGATATTTCTTATCCAGGCGATATCGTAGGATTGCATGATACCGGTAGTTTTAAAATTGGCGATACCTTGACCGAAGGAGAGATCCTTCACTACAAGGGCATACCTAGTTTTTCACCGGAACATTTTAGGTATATTAACAATGCCGATCCTATGAAATCTAAGCAATTAGAAAAAGGTATTGATCAATTAATGGATGAAGGGGTAGCACAATTATTTATTCTAGAAATGAATGGTAGAAAGGTCATAGGTACCGTTGGAGCCCTACAATACGAAGTAATACAATACCGCTTAGAACATGAATATGGTGCGAAATGTACCTATGAAAATTTCCCTGTTTTTAAAGCCTGCTGGGTAGTCCCAAAAGACCCTAAAAACGACGAATTCAAGGAATTTAAACGTGTGAAGCAAAAGTTTTTAGCTAAAGACAAACGTGGAAAATTGGTATTTTTAGCGGACTCCCAATTTTCGCTACAAATGACCCAACAAAAATACCCTACGGTAGAACTTAAATTTACATCTGAATTTGAGTGA
- a CDS encoding gliding motility-associated C-terminal domain-containing protein — protein MEIFTWIKISANNKLRLIMSLLLVFFGITSFSFNEADTSSEVISVVFLDTDGDGIPNNVDIDDDGDGIIDTNEGSNAKPPRDTDKDGIPDYLDIDSDNDGILDNVEAQTTAGYIPPSGKDVDCNGLDDAYEETPGACGGLIPIDTDKDGKPDFRDIDSDNDGILDNVEAQPTVGFIAPCGVDNNNNGLDDHYENGTTKGITPVDTDGDTKPDFRDIDSDNDGIIDNREAQNSSGYTAPCLVDKDGNGLDDHYETTPGSGEGLTPLNSDNDTNPNFRDIDSDNDGIPDNVEAQTTIGYIPPSGNDTDGDGLDNAYDGSGSKGLTPVNTDGTDTPDYIDLDSDNDLVPDNNEGNDFNFDGIPDQTFTGTDTDGDGLDDGYEGANVNDGFDVNDEINDPANDLPDTDGTEDVNYRDLDDDGDGIDTPDEDANNDDDPTNDDTDNDGTPDYLDPTDDRGPDTDGDGVPDAVDLDDDNDGILDSVEDANTDGDNDPLTNPTDTDGDGKPNHLDIDADNDGIPDNVEAQTTAGYVAPNNDDAATYAANNGVNSAYLGGLTPVNTDGTDTPDYIDLDSDNDLVPDNNEGNDFNFDGIPDQTFTGTDTDGDGLDDGYEGANVNDGFDVNDEINDPANDLPDTDGTEDVNYRDLDDDGDGIDTPDEDANNDDDPTNDDTDNDGTPDYLDPTDDRGPDTDGDGVPDAVDLDDDNDGILDSVEDANTDGDNDPLTNPTDTDGDGKPNHLDIDADNDGIPDNVEAQTTAGYVAPNNDDAATYAANNGVNSAYLGGLTPVNTDGTDTPDYIDLDSDNDLVPDNNEGNDFNFDGIPDQTFTGTDTDGDGLDDGYEGANVNDGFDVNDEINDPANDLPDTDGTEDVNYRDLDDDGDGIDTPDEDANNDDDPTNDDTDNDGTPDYLDPTDDRGPDTDGDGVPDAVDLDDDNDGILDSVEDANTDGDNDPLTNPTDTDGDGKPNHLDIDADNDGIPDNVEAQTTAGYVAPNNDDAATYAANNGVNSAYLGGLTPVNTDGTDTPDYIDLDSDNDLVPDNNEGNDFNFDGIPDQTFTGTDTDGDGLDDGYEGANVNDGFDVNDEINDPANDLPDTDGTEDVNYRDLDDDGDGIDTPDEDANNDDDPTNDDTDNDGTPDYLDPTDDRGPDTDGDGVPDAVDLDDDNDGILDSVEDANTDGDNDPLTNPTDTDGDGKPNHLDIDADNDGIPDNVEAQTTAGYVAPNNDDAATYAANNGVNSAYLGGLTPVNTDGTDTPDYIDLDSDNDLVPDNNEGNDFNFDGIPDQTFTGTDTDGDGLDDGYEGANVNDGFDVNDEINDPANDLPDTDGTEDVNYRDLDDDGDGIDTPDEDANNDDDPTNDDTDNDGTPDYLDPTDDRVMKIEVNQMLTPNADGKNDFLFIRNVDEALNNSLRIFNRWGVAVYEGTGYNNQNNVFDGRSKARSTVSQEEYLPAGVYYYIFEYQDRNNKNITDNGYLYISK, from the coding sequence ATGGAGATTTTTACTTGGATTAAAATTAGTGCCAACAACAAACTTAGGCTTATCATGAGTTTACTGTTGGTATTTTTTGGCATCACCTCTTTTTCTTTTAATGAAGCAGACACTTCTAGTGAGGTTATTTCTGTGGTGTTTTTAGATACTGATGGTGATGGTATTCCTAACAACGTTGATATCGACGATGACGGTGATGGCATTATTGATACGAACGAAGGATCTAATGCTAAACCGCCAAGAGATACAGATAAAGATGGTATTCCAGATTATTTAGATATTGATTCGGATAATGATGGAATTTTAGATAATGTTGAAGCGCAAACTACGGCTGGGTACATACCACCAAGTGGTAAAGACGTAGATTGTAATGGATTAGACGATGCCTATGAAGAAACCCCAGGGGCTTGTGGCGGTTTAATTCCTATAGATACAGATAAAGATGGAAAGCCCGATTTTAGAGATATTGATTCGGATAATGACGGTATTTTAGATAATGTTGAAGCTCAACCTACGGTTGGGTTTATTGCGCCTTGCGGAGTTGATAATAATAATAACGGCTTAGATGATCACTATGAAAATGGAACTACGAAAGGAATTACACCCGTAGATACCGATGGAGATACAAAGCCTGATTTTAGAGATATCGATTCTGACAATGACGGTATTATAGATAACCGAGAAGCACAAAATTCGTCTGGATACACTGCACCTTGTCTAGTAGATAAAGATGGGAATGGTTTAGATGATCATTATGAAACCACTCCGGGGTCTGGAGAAGGGTTAACACCTCTAAATTCTGATAACGATACAAATCCAAACTTTAGAGATATTGACTCCGATAATGATGGTATTCCAGATAACGTGGAAGCACAAACCACAATTGGGTATATACCGCCTTCAGGTAATGATACGGATGGTGATGGCTTGGATAATGCCTACGATGGTTCGGGGAGTAAAGGCCTTACGCCAGTAAACACGGATGGTACAGATACCCCAGATTATATTGATTTAGATAGTGATAATGATTTAGTACCGGATAACAATGAAGGGAACGATTTTAACTTCGATGGTATTCCAGACCAGACTTTTACGGGTACCGATACGGATGGAGATGGTTTAGATGATGGGTACGAAGGTGCTAATGTAAATGATGGCTTTGATGTTAACGATGAGATCAATGATCCAGCGAACGACTTGCCAGATACGGATGGTACTGAAGATGTGAACTACAGAGATTTGGATGATGACGGCGATGGGATTGATACGCCAGATGAAGATGCGAATAACGATGATGACCCAACGAATGACGATACGGATAATGACGGTACACCCGATTATTTAGATCCGACCGATGATAGAGGCCCAGACACCGATGGTGATGGTGTTCCAGATGCTGTAGATTTAGATGATGATAATGACGGAATATTAGACAGTGTAGAAGATGCTAATACGGATGGTGATAACGATCCCTTAACGAATCCTACGGATACGGATGGTGATGGTAAGCCCAACCATTTAGACATTGATGCTGATAATGATGGTATTCCAGATAACGTAGAGGCCCAAACCACTGCTGGTTATGTAGCACCAAACAATGACGATGCAGCAACCTATGCCGCTAACAATGGTGTGAATAGCGCTTACTTAGGTGGCCTTACGCCAGTAAACACGGATGGTACAGATACCCCAGATTATATTGATTTAGATAGTGATAATGATTTAGTACCGGATAACAATGAAGGGAACGATTTTAACTTCGATGGTATTCCAGACCAGACTTTTACGGGTACTGATACGGATGGAGATGGTTTAGATGATGGGTACGAAGGTGCTAATGTAAATGATGGCTTTGATGTTAACGATGAGATCAATGATCCAGCGAACGACTTGCCAGATACGGATGGTACTGAAGATGTGAACTACAGAGATTTGGATGATGACGGCGATGGGATTGATACGCCAGATGAAGATGCGAATAACGATGATGACCCAACGAATGACGATACGGATAATGACGGTACACCCGATTATTTAGATCCGACCGATGATAGAGGCCCAGACACCGATGGTGATGGTGTTCCAGATGCTGTAGATTTAGATGATGATAATGACGGAATATTAGACAGTGTAGAAGATGCTAATACGGATGGTGATAACGATCCCTTAACGAATCCTACGGATACGGATGGTGATGGTAAGCCCAACCATTTAGACATTGATGCTGATAATGATGGTATTCCAGATAACGTAGAGGCCCAAACCACTGCTGGTTATGTAGCACCAAACAATGACGATGCAGCAACCTATGCCGCTAACAATGGTGTGAATAGCGCTTACTTAGGTGGCCTTACGCCAGTAAACACAGATGGTACAGATACCCCAGACTATATTGATTTAGATAGTGATAATGATTTAGTACCGGATAACAATGAAGGGAACGATTTTAACTTCGATGGTATTCCAGACCAGACTTTTACGGGTACCGATACGGATGGAGATGGTTTAGATGATGGGTATGAAGGTGCTAATGTAAATGATGGCTTTGATGTTAACGATGAGATCAATGATCCAGCGAATGACTTGCCAGATACGGATGGTACTGAAGATGTGAACTACAGAGATTTGGATGATGACGGCGATGGGATTGATACGCCAGATGAAGATGCGAATAACGATGATGACCCAACGAATGACGATACGGATAATGACGGTACACCCGATTATTTAGATCCGACCGATGATAGAGGCCCAGACACCGATGGTGATGGTGTTCCAGATGCTGTAGATTTAGATGATGATAATGACGGAATATTAGACAGTGTAGAAGATGCTAATACGGATGGTGATAACGATCCCTTAACGAATCCTACGGATACGGATGGTGATGGTAAGCCCAACCATTTAGACATTGATGCTGATAATGATGGTATTCCAGATAACGTAGAGGCCCAAACCACGGCTGGTTATGTAGCACCAAACAATGACGATGCAGCAACCTATGCCGCTAACAATGGTGTGAATAGCGCTTACTTAGGTGGCCTTACGCCAGTAAACACGGATGGTACAGATACCCCAGATTATATTGATTTAGATAGTGATAATGATTTAGTACCGGATAACAATGAAGGGAACGATTTTAACTTCGATGGTATTCCAGACCAGACTTTTACGGGTACCGATACGGATGGAGATGGTTTAGATGATGGGTACGAAGGTGCTAATGTAAATGATGGCTTTGATGTTAACGATGAGATCAATGATCCAGCGAACGACTTGCCAGATACGGATGGTACTGAAGATGTGAACTACAGAGATTTGGATGATGACGGCGATGGGATTGATACGCCAGATGAAGATGCGAATAACGATGATGACCCAACGAATGACGATACGGATAATGACGGTACACCCGATTATTTAGATCCGACCGATGATAGAGGCCCAGACACCGATGGTGATGGTGTTCCAGATGCTGTAGATTTAGATGATGATAATGACGGAATATTAGACAGTGTAGAAGATGCTAATACGGATGGTGATAACGATCCCTTAACGAATCCTACGGATACGGATGGTGATGGTAAGCCCAACCATTTAGACATTGATGCTGATAATGATGGTATTCCAGATAACGTAGAGGCCCAAACCACGGCTGGTTATGTAGCACCAAACAATGACGATGCAGCAACCTATGCCGCTAACAATGGTGTGAATAGCGCTTACTTAGGTGGCCTTACGCCAGTAAACACAGATGGTACAGATACCCCAGACTATATTGATTTAGATAGTGATAATGATTTAGTACCGGATAACAATGAAGGGAACGATTTTAACTTCGATGGTATTCCAGACCAGACTTTTACGGGTACCGATACGGATGGAGATGGTTTAGATGATGGGTACGAAGGTGCTAATGTAAATGATGGCTTTGATGTTAACGATGAGATCAATGATCCAGCGAACGACTTGCCAGATACGGATGGTACTGAAGATGTGAACTACAGAGATTTGGATGATGACGGCGATGGGATTGATACACCAGATGAAGATGCGAATAACGATGATGACCCAACGAATGACGATACGGATAATGACGGTACACCCGATTATTTAGATCCGACCGATGATAGGGTAATGAAAATAGAAGTCAACCAAATGTTGACGCCCAATGCAGATGGTAAAAACGACTTCTTATTTATCAGAAATGTGGATGAGGCTTTAAATAATTCTCTGAGAATTTTTAATCGATGGGGAGTAGCAGTTTATGAAGGAACGGGTTATAACAATCAAAACAATGTTTTTGATGGTCGTTCAAAAGCTAGGTCTACCGTTTCACAAGAAGAGTATTTACCGGCAGGAGTTTATTATTATATCTTTGAATATCAAGATAGAAACAATAAAAATATAACGGATAACGGTTATCTATATATCAGTAAATAA
- a CDS encoding type IX secretion system membrane protein PorP/SprF has protein sequence MNKPILLLALVCTLFFMGNSYAQQDAQYTQYMFNTMSVNPAYAGSRGQLSIAALYRSQWVGLDGAPTSQTLNIHSPIRNSRLGYGISIVNDEIGDGTVQETYLDGVISYTIDVSRTGKLSFGLKAGGNFLNLDFNKLRNFDNESVSGENIENRFSPNFGVGVYYHTDKFYLGLSAPNLLETDYFDNSNRDANSVSFLSKERVNFYAITGYVFDLSNEFKFKPALLTKVVGGAPLQVDVSANFMYNEKFTFGGAYRWDAAVSALAGFQVSDQIMIGLAYDKETTALGSTRFNDGSFEVFLRYELVRSFRKLVSPRFF, from the coding sequence ATGAATAAACCAATATTATTATTAGCACTAGTATGTACATTGTTTTTTATGGGTAATTCCTACGCACAACAAGATGCGCAGTATACCCAATATATGTTTAATACCATGAGTGTAAACCCAGCATATGCAGGATCAAGAGGTCAGTTGAGTATAGCTGCCTTGTACAGATCCCAATGGGTCGGCTTAGATGGGGCGCCAACCTCCCAGACACTAAACATTCATTCTCCTATTCGCAATAGTAGATTAGGGTACGGTATTTCAATTGTAAATGACGAAATAGGGGATGGCACAGTTCAGGAAACCTATTTAGACGGGGTTATTTCGTATACCATTGATGTTTCGCGAACAGGAAAATTATCTTTTGGTTTAAAGGCTGGTGGAAATTTTTTAAATTTAGATTTTAATAAATTAAGAAATTTTGATAACGAATCAGTTTCAGGTGAGAATATAGAAAATAGATTTTCTCCAAATTTTGGAGTAGGTGTTTATTATCATACCGATAAATTTTATTTGGGATTATCGGCTCCAAATTTATTAGAAACTGATTATTTTGATAATTCAAATAGAGATGCAAATTCAGTTAGTTTTTTGTCAAAAGAACGGGTTAATTTCTATGCCATCACTGGTTATGTTTTTGATTTATCTAACGAATTTAAATTCAAGCCAGCATTATTGACAAAGGTTGTGGGAGGCGCTCCATTACAGGTTGATGTTTCTGCCAATTTTATGTATAATGAAAAATTTACTTTTGGTGGAGCGTATCGATGGGATGCTGCGGTTAGTGCTTTAGCCGGTTTTCAAGTAAGTGATCAAATTATGATTGGCTTGGCGTATGACAAAGAAACTACAGCATTGGGTTCAACTAGATTTAACGATGGTTCCTTCGAGGTTTTTTTACGATATGAACTGGTTAGATCGTTCCGAAAATTAGTATCACCTCGTTTCTTTTAA